The following is a genomic window from Actinomadura sp. WMMB 499.
CGAGGCCCGCACGGCGCCGGGCGGCGACCCGGACGCGTCCGCCGAGGCCGTCCGGACGGCCGCCGCCGGACGTCCCGTGCACCTGCTCGGCCACGGCGCCGCGGCCCCCGCCGCCGTGGCCCTGGCCGCCCGCCGCCCCGGCCTCGTCGCGAGCCTCGTCCTCGCCGGCCCGGACCCCGTCCCGTCCGGCACCCCGCTCGGCGACGTCACCGTCCCCACCCTCGTGATCTGCGGCGACGGCGAGCGCGGCACCGGGCAGCCGTACGCGGGCGGGATCCGCGACGCCGTGTTCGTCACCGTCGACGGCGCCGGACGCCGCGTGCACACGGAGCGTCCCGACTCCTTCGACGCCTGGGTGCGGTCCTTCGTGCAGATCGCCGAGGGCCTGCCCCGCCGAGCCGAGAACCAGAGGAGAGCATCTTGACCGAGGACCTGTACCTGGAAGTGCACCAGACGCGCGACCGCGAACCCACCCCGTACGAGCGCAAGCTCGCCGGGGCCATCGAGGAGGTCTTCGCGACCGGGGCGCACGACCTGCCCGCGCTCGTCGCGGGCCTGCGCGAGCGCGGCATCACCGGACCGGACGGCGCGCCCCTCACCGAGGACGCGTTCCGCAGCGAGATGACCAGGCTGGGGGCTTGATCATGATGAGGACCGTGAAGACGACGCCGACCGCCGGGCACATCCTCGCGACCGGGCTCCGGAACCGCTGGTACGCGGTCTACCCGGCGCACCTCGTCCGTCCCGGCGAGATGAAGCGGCTGGTCCGGCTCGGCGAGGGCTGGCTGCTGTTCCGCGAGCCGGACGGCACCCCGCACATGATCGCCGACCGCTGCCCGCACCGCAGCGCCCGGCTCTCCCTCGGGCAGCACCTCGGCGACCGGATCGCCTGCCAGTACCACGGCGTCCAGGTCGACGGCACCGGCACCGTCGTGTCCGTGCCCGGCATGCCCGGCTGCGCCCTCGAGGGCAAGCAGGCCGTCCGCACCCTGCCGCTGCGCGAGGAGGCCGGCGCGATCTTCGCCTACTTCGGCGACGACCTGCACCCCGAACCCGTCGAGTTCGGGCTTCCCGACCGCCTCGCCGACCCGGACACGTCCCACTTCCTCAACTACGCCGAATGGCGGACGCCCTGGCGGTTCTACATCGACAACGTGCTCGACCCCATGCACGGCGCGTTCCTGCATCGGCAGTCGCACTCGATGGCGGGCGGCGACACCTCGGCCCGGTTCCGCATCCGCGAGACCGACCGCGGGTTCTTCTTCGAGAAGACCGACCAGCGCGGGGTCAACTTCGACTGGGTCGAGTTCGCCCGCACCGGCCTCGACTGGGTCGACCTCGAGATCCCGTACGCCGCGTTCGCCGGTCCCGGCGGTCCCTTCGGCATCGTCGGCGCCGCCACCCCGATCACCGCGACCGAGTCGGCCGTCTTCCACTGGCGCACCCGCCGCGTGCAGGGCTGGGAGCGGGACGTGTGGCGCTTCCTCTACCGGATGACGATCGAGGAGCGGCACTGGGAGGTCCTCGAGCAGGACCGCACGATGCTCGAGGTCATGCCGCCCGACGCCGACAGCGACGAGAACCTGTACCAGCACGACCTCGGCGTCGTCCGGATCCGCCGCATGTTCCGGGCGGAGGCGGAGCGGCAGGCCGCCGACCTCGCCGAGGCCGCCGCCGCGAAGGCCGCGCCGAAGGCGCCCGCACGGGGCGGGGCGGGGAACGGGGCGAGGGCCGGAGCGGGAGCCCCGTCGTGACCGGTGCGTCCGGGACGGCCGGGGCGTCCAGGACGGCCGGTTCCGCCGGGGCGGCCGGTTCGCCGGAGGAGACGGTCATGCTGACCGTCTTCCTCCGGCACGACCAGAGCAAGAACCTCCACGAGATCCAGGACACGCTGGGCGAACGCGAGTGGTGGACCCGCTTCCCGCCCGGACGGTCGGAGATCGTGTCGTGGGTCGTCGCGATGGGCATCGGCCAGATCGTCACCCTCCGCGTCCCGGCGAGCGAACTCAACCTCGTGAACGTCGAACTGGAGCGGAGCGCGTGGGGCGTCTTCGAGACCGACTTCTACCCGACGTACGACTTCGTCCCGGTGCGGGAACGGCTCACGCGGGAGTGGCTGGAGTCGCGGGACGAACCGGCGCGCGACCCCGTGCGGGCTCCCGAGGCCGCGCGGACGATCCGGGCGGCGTCCGTCCCGGAGGCGCCCCGGCCGGGGATGTTCAGCAACGGCAAGCGGGTCGGCGACCGGTTCGTCCTGTCCGGCATGCACGCGGGGACCGGACAGGGAAGCACCTACGAGCAGGCGCGACGCACCCTCGCCAAGATCCAGGCGCTCGTGGAGGCCGCCGGGGGAGCGATGGACGACGTCCTCGCCCTCCGCGTCTACCTGACCGACATCGCGGACAAGGCCGAGGTGGGGCGGGCCCGCGCCGAGTTCTTCACCGGCGACTTCCCCTGCTCGACGCTCGTCGAGGTGTCGCGGCTCGTCGAGCCCGGCCTCACCGTCGAGATCGAGGCGGAGGGCGTCATCGGCTCGTCCGCCCGCTGACCGCGACCCGCCGGCCCGCCGATCTCCCGGTCCGCCGCCGCACCCTCCCCGGTGCGGCGGCGTTCTCTTTACGCTAAGTGAAATACCGCCCGGTGCGCGTGCCGTCGCGAGGGACCGTCTAACCTGGACGGGCGGCTTCGTGACGGCTCATCCGGCGGATCGGGCCCCACCGTCCGCAAGCGCGGCACAACCGAAGACTTCCCTCACCCCTCAGGAGAATCCCGTGGCGTCGCAGCGTCCCTCGTCCGACCTCATCGATCTCGTCATCGAGCAGTGGGGCCGCGAGATGCCCGGGATGGACGTCGACAGCATCCGCGTCCTCGGCCGCCTGCACCGCTGCGACGTCCGGTACCAGGCGCTCGTCGCCGAGACCCTCGCGAAGTTCGACCTCACCACGCCGGCGTTCGACGTCCTGGCGTCCCTGCGGCGCAGCGGCCCGTCCTACCGGCGCACCGCCGGCGAGCTCGCGCAGGTCGGGCTGATCACCACCGGCGGGCTCACCCAGCGCATCGACCGGCTGGAGAAGGCGGGGCTCGTCCGCCGCGCGAAGGACGAGCACGACCGCCGCGTCGTCTACATCGAGCTGACCGAGGCCGGCCGCGACCTCATCGACCGGGTCGTCGAGGAGCACTTCCGCACGCAGGACCGGATGCTCGGCGCGCTCCGGCAGTCCGAGCGGCGCGAGCTGGCGCGGCTGCTCTCGCGCCTGGAGGTGTCCCTCGACGTGTTCGACCACCTGCGCGAGGACGACGCCGCGACCGCCTGACCCGGGCACCCGCGACCCCGTGATCGCGGCGCCGCTCCGTTCCGCCTCGCAACCTGACACGAGACGTCAGGTTTCGCGGCGAGCATGATCCCTCGGTCGGCGGCGGACGCGGGCGGGACGGCCCGCCCCCCGCCGCGCCACGAGAGGGAGGACGAGGGGCTTGACCGCATTCGCACGCGACGGGGCGGACACGGGGCACGGCACCATCGAGGTGGTGGGCGCCCGCACGAACAACCTGCGGGACGTGTCGGTGACCGTCCCCAAGGGACGGCTCGTCGCCTTCACCGGGGTGAGCGGCAGCGGCAAGACCTCGCTGGCCGTCGACACCCTGCACAGCGAGGCCCAGCTGCGGTACCTGGAGGGGCTGTCGCCGTTCGTCCGGCAGTACATCACCCAGCGCAACCGGCCGAAGGTCGACCGGATCCTGGGGCTCGGCGCGACCCTCGCCGTCGACCAGCGCCGCCTGAACCGCAACCCCCGCTCCACGGTCGCGACGATCACCGGCATCGACGGGCACCTCGGGCTCCTGTACTCGCGCCTTCCGGCGATCGGCGCCGACCCGGCGGCGGAGCGCGCGGACGGGCCGCTGACGACCGCGCACTTCGACCGCCACACCCCCGAGGGCGGCTGCGCGGACTGCCACGGGGCCGGTGGCCGGTGGCAGGCCCGGGAGGACCTGGTCATCACCCGGCCCGAGCGTCCCCTCTTCGAGGGCGGCTCGCACTGGTTCGCCAAGTGGCGGTCGGGCGAGCACGCGTTCGTCCCGGCGCTCGCGGAGAAGCGGGGCGTGGACCTCGGCCTGCCCTGGCGGTCGCTGCCGGAGGAGTTCCGCCGGTGCGTCCTGTACGGCACGGGTGACGAGAAGGTCGAGGCGACCGTCGAGATGCCGAACAAAAACGAGACGGCCGTGATGACCTACACGTCGATCCAGCCGCTGCGGGGCGCGCTGGCCGAGGTGGAGCGGCTGTTCGCGAACGCGCGGACGTCCGGTGCCAAGCAGCGCTACCTGCCGTACATGCGCAAGGCGCCCTGCGGCGCCTGCGGCGGCAGCGGGTTCGACGAGGCGGCCCGGTCCGTGCGGCTCGGCGGGCTGACCTACCCCGAACTGCTCGACGTCGAGGTGCGGGAGGTGGCGAACTGGGCGCGGCGCGTGGCGGACGGCCTGGACGCCCGGCGGCGCGAGGTGGGCGGACCGCTGCTGGACGACCTGGCCCGCAGGCTCGGCCTCCTCGACCGGCTCGGGCTGGCCCACCTCGGGCTGGCGCGCAGCGCGGCGACGCTGTCCGGCGGCGAACTGCAGCGGACCCGGCTCGCGGCGCAGCTCGGCACCGAGCTGAGCGGCATCGTCTTCGTCCTGGACGAGCCCGGGGCCGGGCTGCACCCGGCGGACAAGGCGCAGCTGCTCGACATCGCCCTGGAGTTGCGCGCGGCAGGCAACACGGTGCTCCTCGTCGAGCACGACCCCGAACTGATCGCGCGAGCCGACTGGGTGGTGGACATGGGGCCCGGCGCGGGACGCCGCGGCGGCGCGGTGCTCGTGTCCGGGCCGCCCGCCGCCGTGGCCGCCCACCCCGGGTCGCCGACCGGCCGGTACCTGGCCGGTGCGGGGCCCCGGCTGCGCCGGACCCGCCGCCCGGCCGGGGACGGCACCGGCTGGGTGGAGCTGCGCGGCCTGCGAGCGCACAACGTCACCGCCGACCTCGTGCGCCTCCCCGCCGGGCGCCTCACCTGCCTGACCGGGGTCAGCGGCAGCGGCAAGAGCAGCCTCCTCGGCGCGCTCGGGGCGGGCGCGGAGGCCGCCCTGACCGGCACCGCGACCGACACGGTGCGCGAGGTGACCGGCCTGGACGGTTTCGGCTGGGTCGCCGTCGTCGACCAGGAACCGCTCGGGCGGACGCCGCGCTCCAACCCGGCCACCTACAGCAAGGCGTTCGACATCGTCCGGAAGCTCTTCGCCGGAACCGCCGCAGCCCGCGAGCGCGGGGCCGACGCCTCCTGGTTCAGCTTCAACACCGCGGGCGGCGGCCGCTGCGAGGTCTGCGCCGGTCACGGCCGCACGCTGGTCGACATGCACTTCCTGCCGGACGTGTGGGTGGTCTGCGACGCGTGCGAGGGACGCCGCTACGGGCCGGAGGCCCAGGACATCAGGTACCTGGGCCTGACCGTCGACCAGGTGCTGGAGCTGACCGTCGCCGAGGCCGTCGAGCGGTTCACCGGACCCCCGCAGCTCGCGGAGACTCTGGAGGCCCTGCACCGCGTCGGGCTCGGCTACCTCCGGCTCGGCCAGAGCGCCACCGAACTGTCCGGCGGCGAGGCGCAGCGGCTGAAGCTGGCGTCCGCGATCCAGCGCGGCGCCGCGAGCCGCCGCGCCGGGCTCGTCGTCCTCGACGAGCCCGTCTCGGGCCTGCACCCGTCCGATGTCCAGCGCGTGGTGGACGCCCTCGACGCGCTGCTCGACTCGGGCAACACCGTCGTCGTGGCCGAGCACGACATCCCCGTCGCCGCGTCCGCCGACTGGGTGATCGACCTCGGCCCCGGAGCCGGACCGGACGGGGGCGCGGTGGTCGCGGCGGGCACCCCGGACGCCGTCGCGGCGGCCGGCACCCCGACCGCCCGCTACCTCCGCCGGTACGCGGCGGGCCTGCCGCTCCTGGGCGACTGAGGGGCGGCGCCCTGGGCCGCTATCCCGCGGCCCAGGGCAGTGGCGCCTCGTCCATCCCCCAGTACACCGACTTCTGCCGCATGTACGACTTGATCCCCTCGCGGCCTTTCTCCGTGCCGAGCCCGCTCGCCTTGTGGCCGCTGAACGGCGTCGAGATGCTGAACTGCTTGTAGGTGTTGACCCACACGGTGCCCGCGTCGATCCCCCGCGCGACCCGCCAGGCCCGGCGGTAGTCGGCCGTCCAGATCCCGCACGCCAGGCCGTAGTCGGTGTCGTTGGCCTGCCGGACGAGGTCGTCCTCGTCGGCGAACGGGAGGACGACCGCGACGGGCCCGAAGACCTCCTCCCGGCAGATCGCCGCGTCGTTCGTCACGCCCCCGAGCACGGTCGGGAGGTAGTACGCGCCCGCTCGCAGTTCCGGATCGTCCGGGATGGCCCCGCCGCAAAGCGCCTTCGCGCCCTGCCGCACCGCCTCGTCGACCATCCCCGCGACCCGATTCCGGTGCTCGTGCGTGACGAGCGGCGCCACCTGCGTTCGCTCGTCCGTCCCGGGCCCCACCCGCAGCGCCTCCGCCCGCTCGACGAGCCGCCGGACGAACGCGTCGAACACCGACTCGTGGACGAACACGCGCGAGCCCGCGATGCAGCTCTGCCCGCTCGACGAGAAGATGCCGAACAGGACGCCCGCGAGCGCCTGCTCGACGTCCGCGTCCGGGAAGACGATCGTGGGCGACTTGCCGCCGAGCTCGAGCGTCACGGGCATGATCTTCTCCGCGGCGGCCCGCCCGATCGTCCGTCCCGTCCCGGTTCCGCCCGTGAACGACACCTTGCCGACGAGCGGATGCCGGACGATCGCGTCGCCCACCGGCATCCCGGGGCCGGGCAGGACCGACAGCAGCCCCTTCGGGAGCCCCGCCTCCTCGCACAGCCGCGCCAGCAGCAGCGACACGCACGGCGCCCACAGCGGCGGCTTCAGCACCACCGCGTTCCCCGCGGCCAGCGCGGGCGCCGCCTTCTGCGCGTCGCTCGCGATCGGCGAGTTCCACGGCGTGATCGCCCCGACCACCCCGTAGGGCTCGTGCGCGGTCATCGTCAGGTACGGGCCGCGCGGCGGGGTGACGGCCTCCTCCATCGTCTCCAGCGCGGCGGCCATGTAGGTGAAGGTGCCGGACGCGCTCAGCGCGAGCGCCCGCGTCTCGGCCCGCGTCTTGCCGGTGTCGGCGGTCTGGACGGCCGAGATCTCGTCGGCCGCCGCCGCGATCCGCGCGCCGATCTCCCGCAGCACCCGGGCCCGCTCGTGCGGCAGCGCGTCCCGCCAGCCGCTCGCGTCGATTGCCGCGCGTCCCGTCCGGACGGCGTCGTCGACGTCCTGGACGGACGCGCCGTGCAGGCGCCCGAGCACCCGCCCGTCGGCGGGGTCGCGGGTCTCGATGAGCTCGCCGCCGCCACGCCGCCACGTGCCGCCAACGAAGATCGAGTCGTCCACGCGAACCCCCTTAGGTCGAAGACGCTGCCCTGGTGAGCGCGCCCGCCGCGTCCATCCGGACGCGGCGGGCCGACGCATACCAGACCACCACTGCAAGCGGCGCACCCACCTTATGAGATGTCTTAGTGCTTAATCAATCCCCCGGTGCTTCCGGTAGTGCCGCGCGACCCGGGCGCGGTTGCCGCAGCGGGCCGCCGAGCACCAGCGGCGGCGCGGATGGGCGGGCAGGAACAGCAGGACGCAGCCGTCGGCCTCGCACTGCCGCACCTTCGTGACCGCCGGGTCGGCCAGCAGCTCGGCCGCGGCCTCCGCGAGCGCCGCGGCCAGCGCCTCGGCGCCGGCGCGCCGCCGCGCGACGGCCACCGCCGAACCGTCCCACGTCACCTCGCTGATCGCGGCCGCCGCCCGCTGGGCGTCGTTGAGCGCCGCCAGGTCGGCCGCGTCCGGACGCTCCCCGTGCCGGACGCGCTCCAGCGCGGCGGCCGTGTGCGCGCGCACGGCCCGCACGGCTTCGAGATCCCCGCACGTCCCGTCCGGGAGCCGTCCCGCCTGGAGCTTCACCCAGGCGTGCAGGTCGTCGGGGGTGGCGAGCAGGTCGCCGGCGGCGGTGCGCGTGTTGACCAGGTCGAGGGCCAGGGGTTCGCCGGTCAGCGGGACGACGGTGCTCATGCGACTAACGGTACATCGAGGGGTTGACCCGTTAGGCCGTCGGTCGGTACTACTAATGCATCAATCAATCTGAAAGGCATTAGGCATGGTCGCTCGCATCGCCCACCGGCACCTCGACGTCGACGGCGTCCGCGTCTTCTACCGCGAGTCGCTCCCCGACCGGGCGGACGCGCCCGTCCTGCTCCTCCTGCACGGGTTCCCGTCCGCGTCGCACCAGTTCCGGCGCCTGATCGACGCACTCGGCACCCGCCACCGCCTCATCGCGCCCGACTACCCCGGCTTCGGCCGCACCGAGGCCCCGGACGGCTTCACCTACACGTTCGACCGGCTCGCCGACGTCACCGAGGGCTTCGTCGAACGGCTCGGCCTGTCCCGTTTCGCCATGTACGTCTTCGACTTCGGCGCACCGATCGGCTTCCGGCTCGCCGAACGCCGTCCCGAGTGGATCGCGGGACTGATCGTCCAGAACGGCAACGCGTACACCGAAGGGCTCTCGGACGCCGCGCGCGCGTTCGTCGCCCTGCGGCCCGGCCAGCCGGGGGCCGAGGAGACGATCCGCGGCCTGCTCACGCTCCCCGGCACGCGCGGCCAGTACGAGACCGGGGTCGCGGACCCCGAACTCGTCTCCCCGGACGGTTGGACCCTCGACCAGCACTTCCTCGACCTGCCCGGACGCAAGGAGGCCCAGGTCTCGCTGGCGTTCGACTACCACTCGAACGTCGAACGCTACGACGCCTGGCAGGCATGGCTGCGCGCCCACACGCCGCCCACGCTCATCACCTGGGGCGCCCGCGACCCGTTCTTCCCGGCCCCCGGCGCGCACGCCTACCTGCGCGACGTCCCCGACGCCGACCTGCACGTCTTCGACACGGGCCACTTCGCCCTCGAAGACCACCTGCCGCAGATCGCCCCGCTCATCGACACGTTCCTCGACCGCGTGCCCGCGCACGCCTGACCGGCGCCGGGACGGCACCGTCGAACCACACCTCGTCCCCGGCCGCCGTGACCGTGATCCCGAACCGCTCCATGCCCGGACGTCCCCACCGGACCCATCGCAGGTACGCGGCCTCGACCTCGTCCCAGAGATCGCGGTCACCGGCCTGCTGCACCTCGAAGTCGTTCGCGCCGGGCTCGTAGTCGACCGACGCCCACGAACCGCGGCGGTCGTCCCGATCGAGGACCCAGAGCGTCGCGCCGTCGGGCTCGGAGTAGAACCGCGAGATCACGCCCGGAACCTGCGCGGCCACCGCCACGTCCACGACCCCCGGTCCCAGCGGGAGCGACCGGGGGTCCAGGCGCGTCCGGCTGATCCGGACGTCCCGGTCCCCGGCCTCCGGCCATGCGCGGGCCGGGCCGCGTGCCGGACGCTGCGAGCGCAGCACCATGTAGTCGGCCGAACCGGCGAACCGCCCGACGGCCGTCCCGTCGCCGAGCACGTCCAGCCGGAGGATCGCGCCGCACCCGAACCCCGCGCTGTACGGCGCCACGATCACCCCGCCCGGCCGCGTCTGCTCGACCCACGCGTACGGGATCTCCGCGACGGCGCACGTCGCATGCACGCGGTCGAACGGGGCGCCGTCCGTCCGGCCCTCGGCGCCGTCGCCCACGACGATCTCCGGTTCGTACCCGGCGGCCTTCAGGCGTGCCCCGGCCTGCGCCGACAGCCCGGGGTCGATCTCGACCGTCGTCACGTTGCCCGCACCGACGCGTTCCGACAGCAGGCCCGCCGTCCAGCCCGCGCCCGTCCCGATCTCCAGCACCCGGTGGTGGTCGAACGGGTCGAGTTGCTCGAGGAACCGGACGACCATCGCCGGCATCGAGAGTGAGGACGTCGCGAGCCCTTCGCCCTCGGCGGCGCCGTCCTCGAACTGGGTCACGAGCGGCTGATCGAGTGCCACGACCCGTTCCCACTCGTCCGGATCGGCCCCACGGTCGATCCGTGCCCACGGGCCGGGCCCGAGGTCCGCCCACACCACTTCGGGCGTGAACGAACGCCGGGGCACCGATCGCATCACCTCGTGCCAGTCGGTCACGAACGCTTCCCGTCGTTGGAGTTGCCGTTCGTCTTGTCACCGTTACCGCGCGATCCGCCCTGCGGCCGGTCGCCGTCCGTGGGCGTCTTGCCGTCGCTGTTGTCCTTGTCGCTGTGCTTGCCCATGGTGCTGATTCCTCTCACTGTGCTCGCGCGGCCGGTCACCGCGCGGGGACACCTTCGAACGGAGGCGGAGCTTCAAGTGGTGACGGGCCCGCCGAACAGGCCCCGGAGCCATCCCCGCGGAGTCGGCGCGGCTGCCGTACGTTCGTCCGGCCGCCCCGCGTGGTGCGGGACCTGGCGGGACGTGCGGGCGGTGGGCTCGTGCGCGGATACGTGGGGGCGTGCCGTGGAGGGGGTCGCCACACGTCCAGTTCGTGCAGGTGACGAGCGAGTTCGGCGGGGGACGCGCACTCGATGAGCCGGTCGCGCCCCGCCCGGTCACGCACCATCGCCCACCAGCTCATCGTGTGCTGGCCGTACCAGACGGACGCGGGCGGGAACCGTCGCTCCAGTTCGGCCGTGAGCCGCGCGGTCACCGTTCCGTCCCGTCCGTCTCGCGGCCCCGTGCCAGGTAGCCGAGGACGAACGTGGTCGCCTCGACGATCCGGTCGGCTTCGGCGATCGGCTCGTTCCACGACGTCCAGAACCACTCGCGCCCGCCGTCGTCCGGTCGCGGACGGCACGTGATGACGTCGGCCGCCGCGTTCGCCTCGGCGCAGCACCCGGCGCCGTCCGGGTTCGTCACCCGCAACCCGCGCGCGGTCAGGTCGACGTCGAGCCGCCGAGCCGACAGATGCGCGCCCAAGCACGCGAGCGGATCGGGAGAGAACGTACGATCTTTCATGGGTCGGACCACCTCCGGCCAAGGCCCCGGATCCCCTGGCGTTGCCGCGCCAGGCCGGGGCCGCTTTGCATTCCACGACCATGCAAGCGCCGAGCCGGTTACCGTGGAAGGTGCTGTCCGCTGTCCATCAATGTGGACAGCACAGACAATGGGTCAAAGTAGGGCTGAACGGGCGAGGCTATGACCTTTGGTGAAAAACTGCGCGCTCTCATGGTCGAACGAAAGATCAGCCAACGCAGATTGGCCCAGCTCGTTCCGTGCGACAACGGCCATTTGTCGAAGGTCGCCAACGGACTCAAGAATCCATCGACCGAACTGGCCGAACGGCTCGACGTGGTGCTCGACGCGGGAGGCCGACTCGCCGCCCTGAGATCGCGGTCACCGGCACACCGGGCGAGGGAAGACCGCCTGGCCGATGATGTGGCGCCGGAACTGGGCGGAGCGCGTTTGCTCGCCGCGCGCGGGCGTCCAGCAGACGGTGCGTTCGTCGATGCGGTCCGCGAGACCTCCCAGGCGCTTGTTCGTATGGACATGGCCCACGGCGCGAGCGACATCCTCCCGTTGGCGCTGCGCATTTTCCGTGCTGTCAACCACAAGCTCGGCACCGGCGCATACCGGCCCGCCATCGAGCGTGATCTCCTCGCCGCAGCCGGCGAGGCAGGGGAGGTCGCGGCCTGGATCGCCCATGACGCCGACGAACAAGACGTCTCGCGGCGCGTCATTCACGAAGCGCTGATGCTGTCCCGGCAGGCCGGGGACCGCAGCTTGGAGTTGTTCGAGCTCACGCACCTGGCGATGCTGGCGATCCACCTCCGCCGCCCTGCCGAGGCGCTGCGCATTACCGGTGACCTTCTCGACGAGGACTTGCCGCCTCGCGTCAGGGCGTTACTCGACATCCGTAGAGGCCGTGCCTTCGCCCAACTCGGACATGATGGCCGTGCCCGCGATGCTCTGGGCCGTGCCCGTTCCATCCTCCAGGACGGCATCACCTCCCGCGACGCCTACTGGACATGGTGGCTCACCGACGCCGAGGTGCTGTGGCACACGGGGATGGCTCATGCCGAGCTTGGAGAATGGAGCGCGGCCGTTCCCCTGATGAGCGAGGCCGGGGAGTTGAGGATGGGTTACCAGCGGGCTCGCTTCAACGACCAAGTGCATCTGCTGAATGCGTTGGTGCATGTGGGCGACTGGTCGGAGGCGGAACCCGTCCTGGCCGAAGCGGCGGACGCAGTAGTGGACGTGAATTCCGTGCGAACCACGAATCTGCTTCGCCGGGTCACGGAGCGCATCGGGCGTGCCGGAGCCCCATCGACCGTCGCCGCCCAGGCCGACGACCTCCACCGTTTCATCGCCGATGCGTCGCCCCACGCCAGCGTGGTCGGCATGGGCTCGATCGAGAGAGGGGACGGATGACCTCCACACCGGAGAGGATGTCCAACCACTGGTGGTGGCGGTCGGGCGTGCGGCCCGGTCGGCGTCTGCTCGTCTGGCACATCCTTCCTGAAGGCCAGCCCGACGTCCATGACCTCGTGCGCCACTGCCAAGGCAAGCTCGGCGGATTGAACGGCCTGGACCTCATCCCCGTCGAGTGGCTGCACATGACTACGCAGATTGTCGGTTTCGAGGACGAGATCCCGGACGCCGAGGTCGGCGAAATGGTCGCAGGCGTGGCGGAGCGGCTCGTGGGCCTCGCGCCGATCGAAGTCGAACTCGGCAGGGTGTGGCTGCACAGCGAGGCGATCATGCTTGGGATCCGACCGCCGAAGTCGCTTGACCCCGTCCGAGAAGCAATACGCGAAAGCGCTGCGGGCACCGTGTGCATTCACCAGCTCGCCGACGAGCCGGACTGGACGCCGCACATTTCCGTCGCCTATAGCAACACCGACGGGCCCGCGAGCCCGGTTGTTGACGCCCTCTCCCACCGTCCCAAGCCTGTCCCCCTCCAGGTGGGTGAGGTCCACCTGGTCGCGCAGGAGCACATCGGGCGTTCGTACCAATGGGAACGGCGCGATGTGGTCGGATTGGGTGGATGAGGGCGACGAGACCCGTCCAGGCGGACTCCGGCTCGCGTTCGGCGAGGATGCGGCACTAGGCGTCCGTTCGGCGGGTCTGACGGCGGACGACGGCGAGCGTCTCGCGCTGATCTCCCAGCGGCCGGCGCGGCTCGAC
Proteins encoded in this region:
- a CDS encoding alpha/beta fold hydrolase, whose amino-acid sequence is MNHTHPPTLVCLCADAAEASAFAARGEALAPDLHVEARVEARTAPGGDPDASAEAVRTAAAGRPVHLLGHGAAAPAAVALAARRPGLVASLVLAGPDPVPSGTPLGDVTVPTLVICGDGERGTGQPYAGGIRDAVFVTVDGAGRRVHTERPDSFDAWVRSFVQIAEGLPRRAENQRRAS
- a CDS encoding recombinase-like helix-turn-helix domain-containing protein, which codes for MTEDLYLEVHQTRDREPTPYERKLAGAIEEVFATGAHDLPALVAGLRERGITGPDGAPLTEDAFRSEMTRLGA
- a CDS encoding Rieske 2Fe-2S domain-containing protein; translated protein: MRTVKTTPTAGHILATGLRNRWYAVYPAHLVRPGEMKRLVRLGEGWLLFREPDGTPHMIADRCPHRSARLSLGQHLGDRIACQYHGVQVDGTGTVVSVPGMPGCALEGKQAVRTLPLREEAGAIFAYFGDDLHPEPVEFGLPDRLADPDTSHFLNYAEWRTPWRFYIDNVLDPMHGAFLHRQSHSMAGGDTSARFRIRETDRGFFFEKTDQRGVNFDWVEFARTGLDWVDLEIPYAAFAGPGGPFGIVGAATPITATESAVFHWRTRRVQGWERDVWRFLYRMTIEERHWEVLEQDRTMLEVMPPDADSDENLYQHDLGVVRIRRMFRAEAERQAADLAEAAAAKAAPKAPARGGAGNGARAGAGAPS
- a CDS encoding RidA family protein; this encodes MTGASGTAGASRTAGSAGAAGSPEETVMLTVFLRHDQSKNLHEIQDTLGEREWWTRFPPGRSEIVSWVVAMGIGQIVTLRVPASELNLVNVELERSAWGVFETDFYPTYDFVPVRERLTREWLESRDEPARDPVRAPEAARTIRAASVPEAPRPGMFSNGKRVGDRFVLSGMHAGTGQGSTYEQARRTLAKIQALVEAAGGAMDDVLALRVYLTDIADKAEVGRARAEFFTGDFPCSTLVEVSRLVEPGLTVEIEAEGVIGSSAR
- a CDS encoding MarR family winged helix-turn-helix transcriptional regulator, with product MASQRPSSDLIDLVIEQWGREMPGMDVDSIRVLGRLHRCDVRYQALVAETLAKFDLTTPAFDVLASLRRSGPSYRRTAGELAQVGLITTGGLTQRIDRLEKAGLVRRAKDEHDRRVVYIELTEAGRDLIDRVVEEHFRTQDRMLGALRQSERRELARLLSRLEVSLDVFDHLREDDAATA
- a CDS encoding ATP-binding cassette domain-containing protein encodes the protein MTAFARDGADTGHGTIEVVGARTNNLRDVSVTVPKGRLVAFTGVSGSGKTSLAVDTLHSEAQLRYLEGLSPFVRQYITQRNRPKVDRILGLGATLAVDQRRLNRNPRSTVATITGIDGHLGLLYSRLPAIGADPAAERADGPLTTAHFDRHTPEGGCADCHGAGGRWQAREDLVITRPERPLFEGGSHWFAKWRSGEHAFVPALAEKRGVDLGLPWRSLPEEFRRCVLYGTGDEKVEATVEMPNKNETAVMTYTSIQPLRGALAEVERLFANARTSGAKQRYLPYMRKAPCGACGGSGFDEAARSVRLGGLTYPELLDVEVREVANWARRVADGLDARRREVGGPLLDDLARRLGLLDRLGLAHLGLARSAATLSGGELQRTRLAAQLGTELSGIVFVLDEPGAGLHPADKAQLLDIALELRAAGNTVLLVEHDPELIARADWVVDMGPGAGRRGGAVLVSGPPAAVAAHPGSPTGRYLAGAGPRLRRTRRPAGDGTGWVELRGLRAHNVTADLVRLPAGRLTCLTGVSGSGKSSLLGALGAGAEAALTGTATDTVREVTGLDGFGWVAVVDQEPLGRTPRSNPATYSKAFDIVRKLFAGTAAARERGADASWFSFNTAGGGRCEVCAGHGRTLVDMHFLPDVWVVCDACEGRRYGPEAQDIRYLGLTVDQVLELTVAEAVERFTGPPQLAETLEALHRVGLGYLRLGQSATELSGGEAQRLKLASAIQRGAASRRAGLVVLDEPVSGLHPSDVQRVVDALDALLDSGNTVVVAEHDIPVAASADWVIDLGPGAGPDGGAVVAAGTPDAVAAAGTPTARYLRRYAAGLPLLGD
- a CDS encoding aldehyde dehydrogenase family protein; amino-acid sequence: MDDSIFVGGTWRRGGGELIETRDPADGRVLGRLHGASVQDVDDAVRTGRAAIDASGWRDALPHERARVLREIGARIAAAADEISAVQTADTGKTRAETRALALSASGTFTYMAAALETMEEAVTPPRGPYLTMTAHEPYGVVGAITPWNSPIASDAQKAAPALAAGNAVVLKPPLWAPCVSLLLARLCEEAGLPKGLLSVLPGPGMPVGDAIVRHPLVGKVSFTGGTGTGRTIGRAAAEKIMPVTLELGGKSPTIVFPDADVEQALAGVLFGIFSSSGQSCIAGSRVFVHESVFDAFVRRLVERAEALRVGPGTDERTQVAPLVTHEHRNRVAGMVDEAVRQGAKALCGGAIPDDPELRAGAYYLPTVLGGVTNDAAICREEVFGPVAVVLPFADEDDLVRQANDTDYGLACGIWTADYRRAWRVARGIDAGTVWVNTYKQFSISTPFSGHKASGLGTEKGREGIKSYMRQKSVYWGMDEAPLPWAAG